The following coding sequences are from one Candidatus Nitrohelix vancouverensis window:
- a CDS encoding class I SAM-dependent methyltransferase: MANKEHNRFLYYWVARPIWIAIGRLLYKSAAWQHIRRNCFNFPGKNVHVEIKKISKILFHLNAAYYEYFEFRKRHLSQREWQKAHWDDYGETGYKMLDEPRLGDDFLTMMDDMARRTERVIEIGCGGFGRTRELAKRYAEKEFFGFDISEVAQDIYDKEVKTLYPNIRFQKGDIFDHIQELETSPFFYTYLTLMHFDEAGLNDFFAKLAGIEKPVRGIVREPTPKEGLSKNYKSRDYKHNYPVYFEKYGFMLIDSSLSENGETGTFYFVTKSDS, translated from the coding sequence ATGGCTAACAAGGAACACAATCGTTTTTTGTATTATTGGGTCGCCCGTCCGATATGGATCGCGATCGGTCGCCTGCTTTACAAGAGCGCCGCCTGGCAGCACATTCGCCGCAATTGTTTTAATTTCCCGGGAAAGAACGTACATGTTGAAATCAAGAAAATTTCAAAAATACTCTTTCATCTGAACGCTGCCTATTACGAGTATTTTGAGTTTCGCAAACGGCACCTCTCGCAACGGGAATGGCAAAAGGCCCATTGGGACGATTACGGCGAAACCGGATACAAAATGCTGGACGAGCCACGACTCGGCGATGATTTTTTAACAATGATGGATGATATGGCGAGACGGACCGAACGCGTTATCGAAATCGGTTGCGGCGGCTTTGGGAGAACGCGCGAGCTTGCCAAGCGGTATGCGGAAAAAGAATTTTTTGGTTTTGACATTTCGGAGGTAGCGCAGGATATCTATGACAAGGAAGTGAAAACCTTATATCCCAACATCCGTTTCCAGAAAGGCGATATCTTTGATCATATTCAGGAACTGGAGACCTCGCCGTTTTTCTATACTTACCTAACGCTGATGCATTTTGACGAAGCCGGGCTTAACGATTTTTTTGCAAAACTGGCAGGGATAGAAAAACCCGTTCGAGGCATCGTGCGCGAACCAACCCCGAAAGAAGGCCTGAGCAAAAACTACAAGAGCCGCGACTACAAGCATAATTACCCGGTGTATTTCGAAAAATATGGATTCATGCTCATCGACTCCTCCCTCTCTGAAAACGGAGAAACCGGAACTTTCTATTTCGTTACTAAGTCCGACTCTTAA